The following coding sequences lie in one Lolium perenne isolate Kyuss_39 chromosome 2, Kyuss_2.0, whole genome shotgun sequence genomic window:
- the LOC139835569 gene encoding uncharacterized protein, with translation MDSAATSGSTTAGYLPASLAALLSRPVDPAALQQPPIGTRSVGSFSNPHALMVTTSGASSPASSAVALGPLALAPTDGSPAWTVGSSTTGHASVHPALTASAPPAGSASSTAPSPLEGVTSAPLPVPPVSAPMAYAPSAVFTTGLLPPPFHFGNLITVKLSPDNYIFWRAQVLPLLGSHYLLGYIDGSLPCPPALVDSDQANLSSIQGSLTPAVAGLIVFAKTSHEAWTILERSFASQSQARASALHRQLGECEKLDTTATEFYNKVKALADTLASIGQPLTDSEFNSFIVNGLDEEYDGLVEIINERGHSNPMMAHEIYSRLLLTEQRVEARRASRGRGSPSAHAAYKGGSPASGAPTSGKGPTPSSSASAPPSTLPGSGARRVCQLCGLDGHWASKCHRRFQKSFLGLGNDGRDTRNNARQAAMADCPAPSPKSQGHTLSYSIDPHWYMDSGATEHLTSEMGKLHTTETYQGSDKVHTANGAVEFASRRHSGMLVLVILPLLLHWTWSSFGNSGGPSTFIADAIRRARRSCCASAWPRSERPSTLARPARHAAGCLASWHWAGLAPDLACHAEPHACLALVARLSWAASFAGQFTARDALGRPWLGLSDPQCVAQSLADWVTVVAIAQPLVGWALSVDVLQPLLGCSFDIDNSCAAPAYVQPQWHFSPQGAHRRKLLGPGMPALRLLFVLMKTAVTMYLLVYVDDIILVSSSQFVANALIRSLGADFAVKDLGQLHYFLGVEVASRGTGLVMTQKKYSLDLLQWVGMLKCKTTTTPMSSTDKITAVDGELLSSEDATVYRSIVGGLQYLTITRPDISYAVNRVCQYLQAPRDTHWSVVKRILRYVQLTVSYGLSIRPNPYGVLSAYSDADWAGSRDDRRSTGGYVVFFGSTLIAWSARKQATVSLSSTEAEYKAVADATAEIIWVQSLLQELGISQPQRPILWCDNIGATYLSANPVFHARTEHIEVDYHFVRERVSQKRLRIRFISSKDQLADIFTKSLPLPQFEACRRNLTLLDSLGSG, from the exons ATGGACAGCGCTGCTACCTCCGGCTCCACCACCGCGGGCTACCTTCCGGCCTCGCTCGCGGCCCTTCTCTCCCGCCCCGTCGACCCCGCTGCCTTGCAGCAGCCTCCGATCGGGACACGGAGCGTCGGCTCCTTCTCCAACCCGCATGCGCTCATGGTTACCACCTCCGGCGCCTCCTCGCCCGCCTCCTCGGCCGTCGCTCTTGGGCCCCTGGCCCTCGCGCCTACGGACGGCTCGCCGGCGTGGACGGTTGGATCCTCCACCACCGGGCATGCCTCGGTGCACCCTGCCCTTACGGCGTCCGCGCCTCCGGCAGGGTCCGCATCCTCGACGGCGCCATCGCCTCTTGAGGGTGTCACCTCTGCGCCCCTGCCCGTGCCGCCCGTCTCTGCCCCCATGGCGTACGCGCCCTCGGCAGTCTTCACAACGGGCTTGTTGCCTCCGCCGTTTCACTTTGGCAACCTCATCACCGTCAAGCTGTCGCCGGACAATTACATCTTCTGGCGCGCGCAGGTCCTGCCGCTCCTTGGGAGCCATTACCTGCTCGGCTACATCGACGGCTCTCTCCCTTGCCCTCCCGCGCTGGTGGACAGC GATCAGGCGAACCTCTCCTCCATCCAGGGGTCGCTTACCCCGGCTGTTGCCGGGCTCATTGTCTTTGCCAAGACTTCTCACGAGGCATGGACCATCCTTGAGCGTTCCTTCGCGTCGCAGTCACAGGCTCGTGCTAGTGCCCTCCATCGTCAGCTTGGTGAGTGTGAGAAACTCGACACCACGGCCACGGAGTTCTACAACAAGGTCAAGGCCCTTGCCGACACGCTGGCGTCCATTGGACAGCCACTCACGGACTCCGAGTTCAACTCCTTCATTGTCAATGGTCTTGATGAAGAGTATGATGGCCTGGTTGAGATCATCAATGAGCGGGGGCACTCCAATCCCATGATGGCCCATGAGATATACTCCCGCCTTCTTCTCACCGAGCAGCGTGTTGAGGCGCGCCGCGCTAGCCGTGGCCGTGGCTCTCCCTCCGCGCATGCTGCCTACAAGGGCGGCTCTCCCGCATCGGGCGCCCCGACGTCCGGCAAGGGGCCCACGCCGTCCTCATCCGCATCTGCTCCTCCTTCGACGCTGCCTGGCAGTGGGGCGCGGCGGGTCTGCCAGCTCTGCGGTCTTGATGGCCATTGGGCGTCCAAGTGTCATCGCCGCTTCCAGAAGAGTTTTCTTGGGCTTGGCAATGATGGCCGGGATACGCGCAACAATGCGCGTCAAGCCGCCATGGCTGATTGCCCCGCCCCGTCTCCGAAGTCCCAGGGGCACACTCTGTCCTATTCCATTGACCCGCATTGGTACATGGATTCTGGGGCAACGGAGCACTTGACGAGCGAGATGGGGAAGCTCCACACCACCGAGACCTATCAAGGGTCTGACAAAGTCCACACCGCCAACGGAGCAG TGGAGTTCGCGTCTCGCCGTCACAGTGGCATGCTCGTCTTGGTCATCCTGCCACTCCTATT GCACTGGACGTGGAGCTCGTTTGGAAATTCTGGAGGTCCCAGTACCTTCATCGCCGATGCCATCCGACGCGCACGTCGATCGTGCTGCGCCTCTGCATGGCCTCGGTCCGAGCGCCCATCCACACTCGCTCGACCCGCCCGCCACGCCGCGGGCTGCCTCGCCTCCTGGCACTGGGCCGGCCTCGCCCCGGACCTGGCCTGCCACGCCGAGCCCCACGCTTGCCTCGCCCTCGTCGCCAGACTCTCCTGGGCTGCCTCCTTCGCCGGGCAGTTCACCGCTCGTGACGCCCTTGGCAGACCCTGGCTCGGTCTCTCCGACCCGCAGTGCGTCGCCCAGTCCCTCGCCGACTGGGTCACTGTCGTCGCCATCGCCCAGCCCCTCGTCGGCTGGGCCCTCTCCGTCGATGTTCTCCAGCCCCTCCTCGGCTGCTCCTTCGACATCGACAACTCATGTGCTGCGCCCGCATACGTGCAGCCGCAGTGGCATTTTTCGCCCCAAGGAGCGCACCGACG CAAGCTCCTCGGGCCTGGCATGCCCGCCTTGCGACTGCTCTTCGTGCTCATG AAGACTGCAGTCACTATGTACTTGCTggtctatgtggatgatattatCTTGGTCAGCTCCTCTCAGTTTGTTGCTAATGCTCTTATTCGTTCCCTTGGTGCTGATTTTGCTGTCAAGGACCTTGGGCAACTTCACTATTTTCTTGGAGTGGAGGTTGCTTCTCGCGGTACTGGACTTGTTATGACACAAAAGAAGTACTCTTTGGACTTGCTGCAGTGGGTTGGGATGCTTAAGTGTAAGACGACTACTACACCCATGTCTTCCACTGATAAGATTACTGCTGTTGATGGTGAGCTTCTGTCTTCTGAGGATGCGACAGTCTACAGGAGTATTGTTGGTGGTCTACAGTACTTGACGATCACACGCCCAGATATATCTTATGCTGTCAACAGAGTTTGTCAGTATTTACAGGCGCCTCGCGACACTCATTGGTCTGTTGTCAAGCGTATATTGCGCTATGTTCAACTTACTGTGTCTTATGGCCTATCTATACGACCGAATCCCTATGGGGTGCTCTCGGCGTATTCTGATGCGGACTGGGCTGGCAGTCGGGATGACAGGCGATCTACGGGGGGCTATGTTGTGTTCTTTGGCTCTACTTTGATCGCCTGGAGTGCTCGGAAACAAGCTACTGTGTCACTTAGCAGTACTGAAGCTGAGTATAAGGCTGTGGCCGATGCTACTGCTGAGATCATTTGGGTACAGTCCTTGCTTCAGGAATTGGGTATATCCCAACCGCAGCGTCCTATCCTTTGGTGTGATAACATCGGTGCTACATACCTCTCTGCAAATCCGGTATTTCATGCCCGAACGGAACACATCGAAGTTGACTATCACTTTGTACGGGAACGTGTGTCACAGAAGCGATTACGGATCAGGTTCATCTCTTCTAAGGATCAACTTGCAGACATCTTCACCAAGTCGTTGCCTCTACCACAGTTCGAGGCCTGCAGGCGCAATCTTACCCTTCTCGATTCTTTAGGAAGTGGctaa